The nucleotide window GCCTGGACGCCAGCCAGGTGGCGGTGATGGCCAACGGCCAGCCCATCGCCACGGTCATCCTGGCGGCCCTGATCCTGGGCGAGAAGATCACCACCCTGTTCATCATCGGCGGCGCGGTGGCCCTGACCGGGGTGACGCTGACCCAGCTCTCCGGCAACCGTCTGCCCCGCCGCGGGCCCCTGCCGCCGGGCGCCCTCGAGCAGAACGCCGAATAGCTGCAATCCAGTAAAAACAAGCGGTGGGGGCAACTCTCCCACCGCTTGTGTTTAGGGACGCCTTAGTCTGAGATTACGACACGTTCACGGACTAGCTCATCCCCCGAGTCGATGACCAGGCTGTAAACGCCCGGCTCCAGGTTGGAGCGCTCGTTGAGGTTTAGCCTCAGGGAGTTAGCACCGGCCCTTATCTGAGTGGTCGGCAACTCACTGACCCGACGCCCCGCCAGATCGTAGAGCACCGGCCGCACTTCGGTATCCTCGGGACAGTCGAGGCAGACGGTCAGCATCCCCCGACTGGGATTGGGATAGAGACCACTGCAGCGCAGGGCGTTGCTTGAGGCGGTGTCGGTATCTCCCGAGGCAACGAGCCCGCCGGGGAAGGAAGGGGTGTTATAAACGTAGTAAACGTCAGTACCGGCAGAGAAGGATGCCCCCATGGGCTGATTGCCGGGCGAGGCGGCGAAATGATCGTAGTTGACACTGAAACCTAGATCATTCAGATAGAAGTGGTTGAAACTACCGCCGTCCTTAGTGGCAATGACGGGATGGTTGTAAAAGTTTTCACCGATTCCGCTTGGATAGATGATCACGGGCTGATCATGGCTGGAGTAATGAATTGCAACGTTAGGGGCAGCCGATGAGCTGATGGTAATGCTGTCAATGCATTCCTCGGCCGACCAACTCGCCCCTCCATCGGACGAGTAGCGGTAACAGATCGCCCAGTTCGCTCCTCCCAGGGGGCGTGAGTAGACAACGCCGTAGTGCTGACCGTCGTAGGTGTCAATCCAGACATCGCCGGCGGTGTTGTTTAGAACGACATCGCCTTCGATGTTCCAATCACCGTCATTGGAGTAGAGAACGTGAGTGCTGTCGGGGTTGCTCCCGCTCCAGCAAACACAGTAATTCGTATGGATAAATGGACCGATCGCCATGTTGAGCGAGATATCCTCGTAAGGATCAAGGTTGACATCAATCCCACCGAAACCCTTTTTGGACCAGGTTACAGTATTTTCAAGACTCGTTCCGACCTGCATCCCGAACATGAAAGTATAGTCGTTCATACCGATATACATGTCGTGTATATAGGCAACGACAGGCAGATAAGCGTCCTGGGTATCATCGTAGACGATTTCACAGCAACTGGTCAGGATCGGATCGGTGATCCATTCCTCGATAAGGTCGCTGTAATGCTGCTCTGTTACGCAAAAACTCTTCGTTGTCGTCTGTTGGGTGTCGGCGTCGTAGTAGCGGTAATGCCCGTAGACCTCATTGTGCCAGCTACAAGAAATCCCGTTGACGGTATCGTCGTAATAGTTGCTGGAAAAATGACTCAGGGTTGGTTGCCCTTCGTAGTGAGGCGGCTCGAGAAAACCATATGCTCCCGTAGTGCTGAAAACCGGAGCACCTGATGGGTTGAAGATAAAGGCATTCGAGAGGTAACCGTCATAATTCGTGTCATTTAATGCGCCCACGGACGGCAACTGGTTATAGAGGTTCACCCCCACATCACAGAACGGACCCTTGTCGTTGACGTAGAAAACCTCGTATTCAGCGAAAGCGGCGAAGGTCATGATCAGGACCAGGAGTGTGACGGTGATCAACTTCCGCATCGTTTCTCCTTTCGGGGCTTGACAGGACTTGGATTGCCAGCATAACGGAGTTTGAACGCCTTGCAGTAGTCTAGTAAACCTCAAATTTAGTGTCAATACGCTTGTCGATATGTTTATGTCCTTATGAGTAGCATCGTGAAAAGTACACCCCGGAACTACCCCTGGTAAACCATGTCTTGTTATCATGAGCACTGTTTTTGCCTGCAGCGACAACATCACCCTCAGCGGTTAAATAAGGCTTCGCGCATCAGGAACAAGTCATTCATGGCTTCCTCCCTCCTGCCCCATTCACTTCAATTAGAATACGGCCGCGTAACCGGCCGCGTAACGTTGATCTAAACCAGAGGAACCTCCCTTCGTAACAGAGATTAACACAGCCTTGG belongs to Candidatus Coatesbacteria bacterium and includes:
- a CDS encoding T9SS type A sorting domain-containing protein; protein product: MLSLQAKTVLMITRHGLPGVVPGCTFHDATHKDINISTSVLTLNLRFTRLLQGVQTPLCWQSKSCQAPKGETMRKLITVTLLVLIMTFAAFAEYEVFYVNDKGPFCDVGVNLYNQLPSVGALNDTNYDGYLSNAFIFNPSGAPVFSTTGAYGFLEPPHYEGQPTLSHFSSNYYDDTVNGISCSWHNEVYGHYRYYDADTQQTTTKSFCVTEQHYSDLIEEWITDPILTSCCEIVYDDTQDAYLPVVAYIHDMYIGMNDYTFMFGMQVGTSLENTVTWSKKGFGGIDVNLDPYEDISLNMAIGPFIHTNYCVCWSGSNPDSTHVLYSNDGDWNIEGDVVLNNTAGDVWIDTYDGQHYGVVYSRPLGGANWAICYRYSSDGGASWSAEECIDSITISSSAAPNVAIHYSSHDQPVIIYPSGIGENFYNHPVIATKDGGSFNHFYLNDLGFSVNYDHFAASPGNQPMGASFSAGTDVYYVYNTPSFPGGLVASGDTDTASSNALRCSGLYPNPSRGMLTVCLDCPEDTEVRPVLYDLAGRRVSELPTTQIRAGANSLRLNLNERSNLEPGVYSLVIDSGDELVRERVVISD